A single window of Bradyrhizobium daqingense DNA harbors:
- a CDS encoding tyrosine-type recombinase/integrase, whose product MDRKTPAFGLRVGKRRKTWIVLKEPNRTKIRLGYYPDLKLAEARRRAFVALGTPVGEKEISIEFEQAKLVFIKENYRGKAERTKSETLRLLNRLNFRCTLADLNDAAIEREFGKLADVPSEQLHAFRALRTMLRWCTKPPHRYIKRSPLEGYPAPGKDKKRSRILSDDELRKIWQACEGFFGDMIRLVMLWGCRNGEIGRLQRAWREGRVITIPGDFTKNGRAHAIPILPMARAIVDRQQKMGDNWRDKNTDYYFPGHIKGTHFNDGSWGKLKKELDKQSGVTGWQVRDLRRTFRSTLARLGISREIAEIMLNHVTGGGKTDLDEIYDRYDYLPEKRAALQKLEAHLKRLVSET is encoded by the coding sequence ATGGACCGAAAGACGCCAGCGTTTGGCTTGCGCGTCGGCAAGCGCCGAAAGACGTGGATCGTCCTCAAAGAGCCCAACCGCACCAAAATTCGGCTGGGTTACTATCCTGATCTGAAGCTCGCAGAGGCGCGCCGCCGTGCTTTTGTGGCTCTCGGCACCCCCGTCGGGGAGAAGGAAATCAGCATTGAGTTCGAACAAGCGAAGCTTGTGTTCATCAAGGAAAACTACAGGGGCAAAGCCGAGCGCACCAAATCTGAGACCCTTCGTCTCCTCAACCGGCTGAACTTCAGATGTACGCTCGCTGACCTCAACGATGCGGCGATTGAGCGAGAATTCGGCAAGCTCGCGGATGTACCCAGTGAGCAGCTTCACGCATTCCGCGCACTCCGCACGATGCTTCGATGGTGCACGAAACCTCCCCACCGCTACATCAAGCGCAGTCCGCTTGAAGGCTATCCGGCTCCGGGGAAAGACAAGAAACGCAGCCGCATTCTGAGCGACGACGAGCTGAGGAAAATCTGGCAGGCATGTGAGGGTTTCTTCGGCGACATGATCCGCCTCGTCATGTTGTGGGGGTGCCGGAACGGCGAAATCGGGCGGCTGCAACGGGCATGGCGCGAAGGACGTGTGATCACGATCCCTGGTGACTTCACAAAGAACGGACGCGCCCACGCAATTCCGATCCTTCCAATGGCGCGTGCGATCGTCGATCGGCAACAAAAGATGGGCGACAATTGGCGAGACAAGAATACCGACTACTACTTCCCTGGTCACATCAAGGGTACACACTTCAACGATGGCTCGTGGGGCAAGCTGAAGAAAGAACTCGATAAGCAATCCGGCGTAACTGGATGGCAAGTGCGAGATCTTCGCCGTACCTTCCGCTCGACCCTTGCCCGCCTAGGGATTTCGCGTGAAATCGCCGAGATCATGCTCAACCACGTAACCGGCGGAGGCAAAACTGATCTCGACGAAATTTACGACAGGTATGACTATCTACCCGAGAAGAGAGCGGCACTGCAGAAACTCGAGGCTCACCTGAAGCGGTTAGTTAGCGAGACCTAG
- a CDS encoding methylated-DNA--[protein]-cysteine S-methyltransferase: MVGRAYAIFDTAIGRCGIVWSSTGVVAVQLPEAREIDTRRRIFAVHPEAREQRPSENAELAIEGITVLLQGSDPDFSEVSLDAGGVPGFNRRVYEYTCTIPRGETRTYHEIAKALGASGAAHSVAQAIAKNPYMLIVPCHRVLEAGNYTDRLSPYGGVISKRRLLALEGAHPIASKTLFEVLLPVAPPRPPT; encoded by the coding sequence ATGGTGGGGCGTGCTTACGCGATATTCGATACGGCGATCGGCCGCTGCGGCATCGTCTGGAGCAGCACCGGCGTCGTGGCCGTGCAATTGCCGGAGGCGCGGGAGATCGACACCCGCCGCCGGATTTTTGCGGTGCATCCCGAGGCACGCGAGCAGCGGCCGTCCGAGAACGCCGAGCTTGCGATCGAGGGCATCACGGTGCTGCTGCAAGGCAGCGACCCTGACTTCTCCGAGGTCAGCCTGGATGCCGGCGGCGTGCCCGGCTTCAACCGGCGCGTCTATGAATACACCTGCACGATCCCGCGCGGGGAGACGCGAACCTATCACGAGATCGCCAAGGCGCTCGGCGCCTCCGGTGCCGCGCATTCGGTCGCACAGGCGATCGCCAAAAATCCCTACATGCTGATCGTGCCCTGTCACCGGGTGCTTGAGGCCGGCAATTACACAGACAGGCTGTCGCCCTATGGCGGCGTCATCTCCAAACGGCGGCTGCTGGCGCTCGAAGGCGCCCATCCGATCGCGAGCAAGACGCTATTCGAGGTGCTGCTGCCGGTTGCTCCGCCGCGTCCTCCCACCTAA
- a CDS encoding helix-turn-helix transcriptional regulator, which yields MDANTLLTTGSMTVSEFRCDAGPDDTPFAECRTGHSIAYVRSGSFGCHCRAGFFELVAGSMLVGAPGEEYTCTHEHVSGDVCLSFFLSEDLVDGIGGRREVWQLGATPPLPELMVLGELAQTAADGNSDLGLDEIGHILAARFVDVASGKTRKQTLPTARDRRRAVEAALWIDDNSQGDVDLEQAARQVGLSPFHFLRLFSSVLGVTPHQYLVRSRLRHAARLLTDEDIAVTDVAYDVGFGDLSNFVRTFHRAAGVSPSKFRQASKGERKILQEQLALN from the coding sequence ATGGACGCGAACACGCTGCTGACGACAGGCTCGATGACGGTCTCCGAGTTTCGCTGCGATGCGGGACCGGACGATACGCCGTTTGCGGAGTGCCGCACCGGGCACTCCATTGCCTATGTCCGCTCCGGCAGTTTTGGGTGCCATTGCCGCGCCGGCTTCTTCGAGTTGGTGGCGGGCTCGATGCTGGTCGGCGCTCCCGGCGAGGAATACACCTGCACGCATGAGCACGTCTCCGGCGACGTCTGCCTGTCCTTCTTCCTAAGTGAGGACCTGGTCGACGGCATCGGAGGGCGCCGCGAGGTGTGGCAACTCGGCGCGACGCCGCCGCTGCCCGAGCTGATGGTGCTTGGCGAGCTCGCCCAGACGGCAGCAGATGGCAACAGCGATCTCGGCCTCGACGAAATCGGTCACATCCTGGCCGCTCGTTTTGTCGACGTTGCCTCTGGCAAAACGCGCAAGCAGACCCTGCCGACTGCGCGCGACCGCCGGCGCGCGGTGGAAGCTGCGCTGTGGATCGACGACAATTCGCAAGGAGACGTAGATCTGGAGCAGGCTGCGCGGCAGGTCGGCCTCAGCCCGTTCCATTTCCTGCGACTGTTCTCGAGCGTGCTCGGCGTCACCCCGCATCAATATCTGGTACGCTCGCGGTTACGGCACGCCGCGCGATTGCTCACAGACGAGGACATCGCAGTCACCGACGTCGCCTACGACGTCGGCTTTGGCGACCTCTCCAATTTCGTCCGCACCTTCCATCGCGCCGCGGGCGTGTCGCCCAGCAAGTTTCGCCAGGCCTCGAAGGGCGAGCGCAAGATTCTCCAAGAGCAGCTTGCCCTCAACTGA
- a CDS encoding VOC family protein, with protein sequence MYDHIGLRVADLDAATRFYGAVLAPLGYVLCSSGDGYAGFGPKGEPALWLHLNKGRKADGAHIAFRAKDHDAVKAFHSEGLKSGGRDNGGAGPRKDYSPTYYAAFLIDPDGNNVEAVCS encoded by the coding sequence ATGTACGACCACATCGGACTTCGCGTTGCCGATCTCGACGCCGCGACGCGCTTCTACGGCGCCGTGCTGGCGCCGCTCGGTTACGTCCTTTGCTCCAGCGGCGACGGCTATGCCGGCTTCGGGCCGAAGGGCGAGCCGGCGCTGTGGCTGCACCTGAACAAGGGTCGCAAAGCCGACGGCGCCCACATCGCGTTCCGCGCCAAGGACCATGATGCGGTGAAGGCGTTTCACAGCGAAGGCCTGAAGAGCGGCGGCCGCGACAATGGCGGCGCCGGCCCGCGCAAGGATTACAGCCCAACCTATTATGCGGCGTTCCTGATCGATCCCGACGGCAACAATGTCGAGGCGGTTTGTAGCTGA
- a CDS encoding SRPBCC family protein, with amino-acid sequence MASIHNDIPLPASAHDVWDAVRDFGALHQRLVPGFVTACTRDGEARIVTFANGSVAREVLVDCDDARQRLVYAINNERLEHYSASVQVIADAETRCRLLWTIDMLPNELAPYVQGQTKEAVAAMHRAFPVTAVLATSIASPPSKEQA; translated from the coding sequence ATGGCCTCCATCCACAACGACATCCCCCTCCCCGCCTCCGCACACGACGTCTGGGACGCGGTGCGCGATTTCGGCGCGTTGCATCAGCGGCTGGTGCCGGGCTTCGTCACCGCCTGCACGCGCGACGGCGAAGCGCGCATCGTCACCTTCGCCAACGGTTCGGTGGCGCGCGAGGTGCTGGTCGATTGCGACGATGCGCGGCAGCGCCTCGTCTACGCCATCAACAATGAGCGGCTGGAGCACTACAGCGCCTCGGTGCAGGTGATTGCCGACGCTGAGACGCGGTGCCGCCTGCTCTGGACCATCGACATGCTGCCGAACGAGCTTGCACCCTATGTTCAGGGACAGACGAAGGAGGCCGTGGCCGCGATGCACCGGGCGTTTCCGGTGACGGCCGTCCTCGCCACAAGCATCGCTAGTCCACCGTCGAAAGAGCAGGCCTGA
- a CDS encoding MATE family efflux transporter: MSDIAEIPVDEQERPLPPPPPPIKSALTDGPILRTLLSLAWPNVIGLSAGICVVIAETSYVGRLGVEALAAMALVFPTVILTMTMSGGAMGGAVASAIARALGAGNRDRAGTLAMHALMIGISFGLVFMLGMLIFGPRLLELLGGRGNVLSHAIAYTQVFFGGAVLPWLLNTMAGVLRGTGNMKLPSFLILNSAAWQIVLGGTLGLGLGPVPQFGMRGVAAGALIAYCMNIGIMGWYLFSGRAGIVLRLRGLRIQWAMFFDILKVGAIACFSPLQSVLTISIFTHMLAQFGTAILAGYGIGARLEFLLTSIAFSFGIACVPMVGMAIGAGRIARARRIAWIASAAAFVAVGAPACLVAIFPDLWVNIFTDSEAVRAASHQYLSTVGPFYAFFGLATTMYFSSQGAAKVIGPVLAQTARLIYIAAIGWWLSTHDASAQSFFWLAASSMVVLGLLSCSSVVLTRWGPRQTKPAIRPALSTVD, translated from the coding sequence ATGTCCGACATCGCCGAAATCCCGGTCGATGAACAAGAGCGTCCGTTGCCGCCGCCTCCGCCGCCGATCAAGAGCGCGCTGACGGATGGACCGATCCTGCGCACGCTGCTCTCCCTCGCCTGGCCCAACGTGATCGGGCTCTCGGCGGGCATCTGTGTGGTGATCGCGGAGACCTCCTATGTCGGTCGGCTCGGCGTCGAGGCGCTGGCCGCGATGGCGCTGGTGTTTCCGACCGTGATCCTGACCATGACGATGTCGGGCGGCGCCATGGGCGGCGCGGTGGCATCCGCCATCGCCCGCGCGCTCGGCGCCGGCAACCGCGACCGCGCCGGCACGCTCGCGATGCATGCGCTGATGATCGGCATCAGCTTCGGTCTCGTCTTCATGCTGGGCATGCTGATCTTCGGGCCGCGCCTTCTCGAATTGCTCGGCGGCCGCGGCAATGTGCTGAGCCACGCCATCGCCTACACCCAGGTGTTTTTCGGCGGTGCGGTGCTGCCCTGGCTGCTGAATACCATGGCGGGCGTCCTGCGCGGCACCGGCAACATGAAGCTGCCGTCGTTCCTCATTCTCAACTCCGCGGCCTGGCAGATCGTGCTCGGCGGCACGCTCGGCCTCGGGCTTGGCCCGGTGCCGCAGTTCGGCATGCGCGGCGTCGCCGCCGGTGCGTTGATCGCCTATTGCATGAACATCGGCATCATGGGCTGGTACCTGTTCTCCGGCCGCGCCGGAATCGTGCTGAGGCTGCGCGGCTTGCGCATCCAATGGGCGATGTTCTTCGACATCCTCAAGGTCGGCGCCATCGCCTGCTTCTCGCCGCTGCAATCGGTGCTGACGATCTCGATCTTCACCCACATGCTGGCGCAGTTCGGCACCGCGATCCTCGCCGGCTACGGCATCGGCGCGCGGCTGGAATTCCTGCTGACCTCGATCGCGTTCTCGTTCGGGATCGCCTGTGTGCCGATGGTCGGGATGGCGATCGGCGCAGGCCGCATCGCGCGGGCTCGGCGCATCGCCTGGATCGCGAGCGCCGCCGCCTTCGTGGCGGTCGGCGCGCCAGCATGCCTCGTTGCGATCTTCCCCGATCTCTGGGTCAACATCTTCACCGACAGCGAGGCCGTGCGCGCGGCGAGCCATCAATATCTCTCGACGGTCGGGCCGTTCTACGCCTTCTTCGGCCTCGCCACGACGATGTACTTCTCCTCGCAGGGCGCTGCCAAGGTGATCGGGCCGGTGCTGGCGCAGACCGCGCGGCTGATCTACATCGCCGCGATCGGCTGGTGGCTGTCGACCCACGACGCCAGCGCGCAGAGCTTCTTCTGGCTCGCCGCAAGCTCGATGGTCGTGCTCGGCCTCTTGTCGTGCTCGAGCGTGGTGCTGACCCGCTGGGGACCGCGCCAGACAAAACCTGCGATCAGGCCTGCTCTTTCGACGGTGGACTAG
- a CDS encoding PAS domain S-box protein, producing the protein MTDRSQLDAHIIEGVADALIYSDRSGTIMRWNRASTALFGFTADEALGQNLDLIIPEHLRAAHWKGFEAALASGAMKLAGRPTLTRALHKSGRKLYIEMTFALVRDPGGSVQGSVAMARDVTERVERERTAKAAQNS; encoded by the coding sequence ATGACCGACCGATCCCAACTCGACGCCCACATCATCGAAGGCGTTGCGGACGCGCTGATCTATTCGGATCGCTCCGGCACGATTATGCGCTGGAATCGTGCGTCGACCGCGCTGTTCGGTTTCACGGCGGACGAAGCGCTCGGCCAGAATCTCGACCTGATCATTCCCGAGCATCTGCGCGCGGCGCACTGGAAAGGTTTCGAGGCCGCGCTCGCCAGCGGCGCGATGAAGCTTGCAGGGCGGCCGACGCTGACCCGCGCGCTGCACAAGAGCGGACGCAAGCTGTACATCGAGATGACGTTCGCGCTGGTGCGCGATCCGGGCGGCTCCGTGCAGGGATCTGTCGCGATGGCGCGCGACGTCACCGAACGCGTCGAGCGCGAGCGAACGGCCAAGGCGGCACAAAATTCGTGA
- a CDS encoding 2'-deoxycytidine 5'-triphosphate deaminase encodes MHEAPDEDPGLTFTVAADADGILPDRMIAAMAEAGLILPAYDFVESQIQPASLDLRLGDIAYRVRASFLPGPGATVAERIDELKLHEFSLADGAVLETNCVYIVPLLESLALPPEIVAAANPKSSTGRLDVFTRVIADGTRRFDMIGAGYHGPLYAEISPKTFPVLVREGSRLSQVRFRTGDAILNADELDGLHAAERLVDIDDADLSGGVAVSVDLSGEKANGFVGYRAKRHTGVVDVDRRAGYAVEDFWEPISARPDGSLILDPGEFYILASKEAVQVPPDYAAEMVPFDPLVGEFRVHYAGFFDPGFGYAGAGGQGARAVLEVRSREVPFILEHGQIVGRLVYEKMLARPDAMYGQRIGSNYQAQGLKLSKHFRV; translated from the coding sequence ATGCATGAGGCCCCTGATGAGGACCCCGGGTTGACGTTCACGGTCGCTGCCGACGCCGATGGTATCCTGCCCGACCGCATGATCGCGGCGATGGCGGAGGCGGGGCTGATCCTGCCCGCATACGATTTCGTCGAAAGCCAGATTCAGCCGGCAAGCCTCGATCTGCGCCTCGGCGACATCGCCTATCGCGTCCGCGCCAGCTTCCTGCCGGGTCCCGGCGCCACCGTCGCCGAGCGCATCGACGAGTTGAAGCTGCACGAGTTCAGTCTCGCGGATGGGGCGGTGCTGGAGACCAACTGCGTCTACATCGTGCCGCTGCTGGAGAGCCTCGCGCTACCGCCGGAGATCGTCGCGGCTGCGAACCCCAAGAGCTCGACCGGCCGGCTCGACGTCTTCACCCGCGTGATCGCTGACGGCACCCGCCGCTTCGACATGATCGGCGCCGGCTATCACGGTCCGCTCTATGCCGAGATCAGCCCGAAGACGTTCCCGGTGCTGGTGCGCGAGGGCTCGCGCCTGTCGCAGGTGCGGTTTCGCACTGGTGACGCCATCCTCAACGCCGATGAGCTCGATGGCTTGCATGCCGCTGAGCGCCTCGTCGATATCGACGATGCCGATCTCTCGGGCGGCGTCGCTGTGTCGGTCGATCTGTCGGGCGAGAAGGCGAACGGCTTCGTCGGCTATCGCGCCAAGCGCCATACCGGCGTCGTCGACGTCGATCGCCGCGCCGGCTATGCGGTGGAGGATTTCTGGGAGCCGATATCGGCGCGGCCCGACGGCAGCCTGATCCTCGATCCCGGCGAGTTCTACATCCTCGCCTCCAAGGAAGCCGTGCAGGTTCCGCCCGATTATGCCGCGGAGATGGTGCCGTTCGATCCGCTGGTCGGCGAGTTCCGCGTGCACTATGCCGGCTTCTTCGATCCCGGCTTCGGCTATGCCGGCGCGGGCGGACAGGGCGCGCGCGCGGTGCTCGAAGTGCGCTCGCGCGAGGTGCCGTTCATCCTCGAGCACGGCCAGATCGTCGGCCGTCTCGTCTACGAGAAGATGCTGGCTCGCCCCGATGCGATGTATGGCCAGCGTATCGGCTCGAACTACCAGGCGCAGGGCCTGAAGCTGAGCAAGCACTTTCGGGTATAG
- a CDS encoding O-succinylhomoserine sulfhydrylase, whose protein sequence is MSKSPATYRPETRLVHSGTLRSQYGETSEALFLTQGYVYNSAEECEARFKGEDPGFIYSRYSNPTISMFERRMIELEGAEAARSAATGMAAVTTAILAPLRAGDHVVASRALFGSCLYVIQDLLPRYGIETTLVDGLDLDQWQRALRPNTKTFFLESPTNPTLDVLDIPGIAEIAHKGGARLVVDNVFATPIWQSPLALGADVVVYSATKHIDGQGRCLGGIILSSEAFIAEHIHNFMRQTGPSISPFNAWVLLKGLETLGVRVRAQTDTAARIAEVLASHPKVSRLVYPGRADHPQAALVKKQMRGGSTLVGFEVKGGKQAAFRVLNELKLAKISNNLGDAKSLVTHPATTTHQRLKPDDRAALGISEGFIRFSTGLEHADDLIEDLTAALEKA, encoded by the coding sequence ATGTCGAAGTCGCCTGCCACCTACCGCCCCGAAACCCGCCTGGTGCATTCCGGCACCCTGCGCTCGCAATATGGCGAGACGTCGGAGGCGCTGTTCCTGACGCAAGGCTATGTCTACAACAGTGCCGAGGAGTGCGAGGCGCGGTTCAAGGGCGAGGATCCCGGCTTCATCTATTCGCGTTATTCAAATCCGACCATCTCGATGTTCGAGCGCCGCATGATCGAGCTCGAAGGCGCGGAAGCCGCGCGCTCGGCGGCAACCGGCATGGCGGCGGTGACGACCGCGATCCTGGCGCCGCTGAGGGCCGGTGACCACGTGGTGGCCTCGCGCGCGCTGTTCGGCTCGTGCCTCTACGTCATCCAGGACCTGTTGCCGCGCTACGGCATCGAGACCACGCTGGTCGACGGGCTCGATCTCGATCAGTGGCAGCGGGCCTTGCGGCCGAACACCAAGACGTTCTTCCTGGAGAGCCCGACCAACCCGACGCTGGACGTGCTCGACATTCCCGGCATCGCCGAGATCGCGCACAAGGGCGGTGCACGGCTCGTCGTCGACAACGTGTTCGCAACGCCGATCTGGCAGAGCCCGCTGGCGTTAGGGGCCGACGTCGTCGTCTATTCCGCGACCAAGCACATCGACGGCCAGGGCCGGTGCCTCGGCGGCATCATATTGTCGTCTGAAGCGTTCATCGCGGAGCACATCCATAATTTCATGCGGCAGACCGGCCCGTCGATCTCGCCGTTCAACGCCTGGGTCCTGCTCAAGGGCCTGGAGACGTTGGGCGTGCGCGTGCGTGCGCAGACCGATACCGCAGCGCGCATCGCCGAGGTACTGGCGAGCCATCCGAAGGTCTCGCGGCTGGTCTATCCCGGCCGGGCCGATCATCCACAGGCAGCCCTAGTGAAGAAGCAGATGCGCGGCGGCTCGACGCTGGTCGGCTTCGAGGTCAAGGGCGGCAAGCAGGCCGCGTTCCGCGTGCTCAACGAATTGAAGCTGGCTAAGATCTCGAACAATCTCGGCGACGCCAAGAGCCTCGTCACGCATCCGGCCACGACGACGCATCAGCGCCTGAAGCCGGACGACCGCGCCGCGCTCGGCATCAGCGAAGGCTTTATCCGCTTCTCGACGGGGCTGGAGCATGCGGACGACCTGATCGAGGATCTGACCGCGGCGCTGGAGAAGGCGTGA
- a CDS encoding SGNH/GDSL hydrolase family protein translates to MSSLRPFCLTPALAATAATLLLLLTPASQSRAQTHAAPATPAPVQPADPASAPHAQTTVAATSPEQRGITARAIDKVKEVARSAGDIFSRVPCLPPKGGSKAMGSLPHVASKLVAGQPVVIVAFGSSSTAGFGASSPEFNYPNRLAAQLRRHYPTADITVVNAGVGGEDAPEMMKRLQTQVIDVHPDMVIWQVGTNAVLRNLDPGETAKLVEDGISRIQAAGGTDIVLVDPQYSPAVNQRAESAGKMIKLLGNVAELRKVGIFPRFEVMRDWHENQSIPVEGFVIADGLHMNDWGYACFAQLLADDIIRSVGQIKLGVNVPADVKTYRPM, encoded by the coding sequence ATGAGTTCTCTCCGCCCTTTTTGCCTGACGCCAGCGCTGGCTGCGACCGCAGCGACGCTGCTGCTGTTGCTGACGCCCGCTTCGCAGTCTCGCGCGCAGACGCACGCCGCACCGGCGACGCCCGCACCGGTGCAGCCGGCTGACCCCGCTTCCGCCCCGCACGCCCAAACCACCGTCGCCGCGACGTCGCCCGAGCAGCGTGGCATCACGGCCCGCGCCATCGACAAGGTGAAGGAGGTCGCAAGATCCGCCGGCGACATCTTCAGCCGCGTGCCCTGCCTGCCGCCGAAGGGCGGCTCGAAGGCGATGGGCTCGCTGCCGCATGTCGCAAGCAAGCTCGTCGCCGGCCAGCCGGTCGTCATCGTTGCGTTCGGCTCGTCGTCGACCGCTGGATTCGGCGCGAGCTCGCCGGAGTTCAACTATCCGAACCGTCTCGCCGCGCAGCTGCGCCGGCATTATCCGACCGCCGACATCACCGTCGTCAATGCCGGCGTCGGCGGCGAGGATGCACCCGAGATGATGAAGCGCCTTCAGACGCAGGTGATCGACGTGCACCCGGACATGGTGATCTGGCAGGTCGGCACCAACGCCGTGCTGCGCAACCTCGATCCCGGCGAGACCGCCAAGCTGGTCGAGGACGGCATCAGCCGGATCCAGGCCGCGGGCGGCACCGACATCGTGCTGGTCGATCCGCAATATTCGCCGGCCGTCAACCAGCGCGCCGAGAGCGCCGGCAAGATGATCAAGCTGCTCGGCAACGTCGCGGAGCTCCGCAAGGTCGGCATCTTCCCGCGCTTCGAGGTGATGCGCGACTGGCACGAGAACCAGTCGATCCCGGTCGAGGGTTTCGTCATCGCTGACGGCCTGCATATGAACGATTGGGGCTACGCCTGCTTCGCCCAGCTGCTCGCCGACGACATCATCCGCTCCGTCGGCCAGATCAAACTCGGCGTGAACGTGCCCGCGGATGTGAAGACGTACCGGCCGATGTAG
- a CDS encoding SGNH/GDSL hydrolase family protein — MKAKVLLSLVLLCGCLAAPLARAGDAAPAAPAVPPACELPSYLLTSESQLPKVADAVKAGKPLEILVIGSRSTTIPSSESSSYPARMEAMLKDKLPPSEVVHVSVEIQSKKTAEETAGTFVKLMEAKTPTLVIWQTGTVDAIRAIDPDDFRGAVTEGVTALQKAGADVVLMNLQYSPRTETMISTQPFLDNMRVVAQEHDIPLFDRFAIMRQWNDQGQFDLFNPTRGPELAKQVHDCLGRALAQFVIDAARLEPAQQQN; from the coding sequence ATGAAGGCGAAGGTTCTCCTGAGCCTGGTCCTGCTGTGCGGTTGCCTCGCCGCGCCCCTGGCGCGCGCGGGCGATGCTGCGCCTGCTGCTCCGGCCGTGCCCCCGGCGTGCGAACTGCCGTCCTATCTGCTTACCAGCGAAAGCCAGCTTCCCAAGGTCGCCGACGCCGTCAAGGCCGGCAAGCCACTGGAAATTTTGGTCATCGGCAGCCGCTCGACCACGATTCCATCCTCGGAGAGCAGCTCCTATCCGGCGCGCATGGAGGCGATGCTGAAGGACAAGCTTCCGCCCTCGGAGGTGGTGCATGTCTCCGTAGAAATACAGAGCAAGAAGACGGCAGAGGAAACAGCCGGCACCTTCGTTAAGCTGATGGAAGCAAAAACGCCTACTTTGGTCATCTGGCAGACCGGGACCGTGGATGCTATCCGAGCCATCGATCCCGATGATTTTCGCGGCGCGGTGACCGAAGGGGTTACTGCGTTGCAAAAGGCAGGGGCGGACGTCGTCTTGATGAACTTGCAGTACAGCCCGCGTACCGAAACCATGATCTCGACGCAGCCTTTTCTCGATAATATGCGCGTGGTGGCGCAGGAGCACGACATCCCGCTGTTCGATCGCTTCGCGATCATGCGGCAGTGGAATGATCAGGGCCAGTTCGACCTGTTCAACCCAACCCGCGGCCCTGAGCTCGCGAAACAGGTCCATGACTGCCTTGGCCGGGCGTTGGCACAGTTCGTGATCGACGCAGCCCGTTTGGAGCCGGCCCAGCAGCAAAATTGA
- a CDS encoding OpgC domain-containing protein has product MTIADQVTGSTIAGTAQPAAAKPRVAAPAITLPAIGERELRLDLFRGLALWLIFIDHLPPSLLTWFTIRNYGLSDATEIFIFISGYTAAFVYGRAMLESGVLIATARILRRVWQIYVAHVFLFTIFLAEISYVATRFENPLYTEEMGIMDFLKQPDVTIVQALLLRFRPVNMDVLPLYIVLMLALPLILWSMKWRPDVTLGLSVLLYAVTWEYDLYLSAYPNGFWAFNPFAWQLLFVFGAWCALGGARRMSRILASPVTMWISIAYLVAAFYVTLTWYVPQLSQFMPKRIEQWMYPIDKTDLDVLRFAHFLALAALTVRFLPRTWPGLKSPWLRPLILCGQHSLEIFCLGVFLAFAGHFILAEVSGGAAMHALISLSGILIMWGVAWIISWYKRVADKSGAKTKNAVGNADLAGGG; this is encoded by the coding sequence ATGACCATTGCCGACCAAGTGACGGGATCGACGATCGCGGGAACCGCCCAGCCTGCGGCGGCGAAGCCCCGCGTCGCCGCGCCGGCCATCACGCTGCCGGCCATCGGCGAGCGCGAGCTGCGGCTCGATCTGTTTCGCGGGCTGGCGCTGTGGCTGATCTTCATCGATCACCTGCCGCCGAGCCTGCTCACCTGGTTCACTATCCGCAATTACGGCCTCAGCGACGCCACCGAGATCTTCATTTTCATCTCCGGCTACACCGCCGCCTTCGTCTACGGTCGGGCGATGCTGGAGAGCGGCGTTCTCATCGCCACCGCGCGCATCCTGCGCCGGGTCTGGCAGATCTACGTCGCCCACGTCTTCCTGTTCACGATCTTCCTCGCCGAAATCTCCTATGTGGCGACCAGGTTCGAGAACCCGCTCTACACCGAAGAGATGGGGATCATGGACTTCCTCAAGCAGCCCGACGTCACCATCGTGCAGGCGCTGCTGCTGCGTTTCCGTCCCGTCAACATGGACGTGCTGCCGCTGTATATCGTCTTGATGCTGGCGCTGCCTTTGATCCTGTGGTCGATGAAATGGCGGCCCGACGTCACGCTCGGGCTTTCGGTGCTGCTCTACGCCGTCACCTGGGAGTACGATCTCTATTTGTCGGCCTACCCGAACGGCTTCTGGGCCTTCAATCCCTTCGCCTGGCAATTGCTGTTCGTGTTCGGTGCATGGTGCGCGCTGGGAGGTGCGCGGCGCATGTCGCGTATCCTGGCCTCGCCGGTGACGATGTGGATTTCGATCGCCTATCTCGTTGCGGCGTTCTACGTGACGTTGACCTGGTACGTGCCGCAGCTCTCCCAATTCATGCCGAAGCGGATCGAGCAATGGATGTATCCGATCGACAAGACCGATCTCGATGTGCTGCGCTTCGCGCATTTCCTGGCGCTGGCCGCGCTCACGGTGCGTTTCCTGCCGCGGACCTGGCCCGGCCTGAAATCGCCCTGGCTGCGGCCGCTGATCCTGTGCGGCCAGCATTCCCTCGAGATCTTCTGCCTCGGCGTCTTCCTGGCTTTCGCCGGCCATTTCATCCTGGCCGAGGTCTCCGGCGGCGCAGCCATGCATGCGTTGATTAGTCTCTCTGGAATCCTGATCATGTGGGGGGTGGCCTGGATCATTTCGTGGTACAAGCGCGTGGCTGACAAGAGCGGTGCGAAAACCAAGAACGCCGTCGGCAACGCCGATCTGGCGGGAGGGGGCTGA